In a single window of the Chloroflexota bacterium genome:
- a CDS encoding transposase yields the protein MERSQGRHMSAEEKLRVVEEGRGSGATISEVCRRHQIAYTQ from the coding sequence GTGGAGAGAAGTCAAGGTAGGCACATGAGTGCTGAAGAGAAGCTGAGGGTAGTGGAGGAGGGGAGGGGGTCGGGGGCCACGATAAGCGAGGTATGCCGACGCCATCAGATTGCCTACACCCAGT
- a CDS encoding type II toxin-antitoxin system HicB family antitoxin, giving the protein MGLKGIVVGQGDSYEQALSDVKSAIRFHIETFGHEMLELEPPVLEAFIAETGVNV; this is encoded by the coding sequence CTGGGCTTGAAGGGTATTGTGGTGGGGCAGGGCGATAGTTACGAACAGGCCTTGTCCGACGTAAAGTCCGCCATCCGGTTTCATATCGAAACCTTTGGCCATGAGATGCTCGAGCTAGAGCCACCTGTTCTGGAGGCCTTCATCGCAGAGACGGGGGTAAATGTTTGA
- a CDS encoding type II toxin-antitoxin system HicA family toxin, with the protein MTGKFPVGAPKPRVIKAFEILGFRLVREREHIAMIRDNPDETKTPLTMPGHPKIKTSTLRTICTKSGISRDDFLRAYNQT; encoded by the coding sequence TTGACCGGGAAATTCCCAGTGGGTGCGCCCAAGCCTCGGGTCATAAAGGCCTTCGAGATCTTGGGCTTCAGGCTGGTCAGGGAGAGAGAACATATTGCTATGATACGCGACAACCCCGACGAGACCAAAACGCCTCTCACTATGCCTGGCCACCCCAAGATTAAGACTTCGACATTGCGCACGATCTGCACAAAGTCAGGAATATCAAGGGACGACTTTCTACGCGCTTACAATCAGACGTAA